The following are encoded together in the Microterricola viridarii genome:
- a CDS encoding DUF6578 domain-containing protein, which translates to MRIEVVIASWEQGCCGVPIGLGDTATYNLVAFAPALGGASAVPRFFSDNHGQTPSEVPQARVAGVVAAITGVSYPRVPVAGQAGTFTSDPTRPQLHPLSSIGDEGDDGLSEYLVLLDVADGTDLPHFVLAAERTAHQEREARTDRLRELRSRDEVGVLLRALADDAALRFGALARIVRSDDASAFSILPERAGAAALHWLRSAEEGADGIRVQLGDGVWEVPADPVRAEVLREFLDAAAAGRVEEQRPEHGDEMGPFQTVVTAADGRRWVATTDDLARFGIGGVFAMTGPLARRLERGTHRYVAWE; encoded by the coding sequence ATGCGCATCGAAGTGGTCATCGCCAGTTGGGAGCAGGGCTGCTGCGGTGTGCCGATTGGGCTCGGCGACACCGCGACGTACAACCTCGTCGCGTTCGCCCCCGCGCTCGGGGGTGCGAGCGCAGTGCCCCGCTTCTTCAGCGACAACCATGGTCAGACTCCGTCAGAGGTGCCGCAGGCGCGCGTTGCGGGGGTCGTCGCTGCCATCACCGGGGTGAGCTACCCGCGCGTCCCGGTGGCCGGCCAAGCAGGCACGTTCACCTCCGATCCCACTCGACCTCAACTGCACCCGCTGAGCTCGATCGGTGACGAGGGCGACGATGGGCTGAGCGAGTACCTCGTGCTGCTGGACGTCGCCGACGGCACCGATCTGCCGCACTTCGTGCTGGCTGCGGAGCGCACGGCGCACCAGGAACGGGAGGCCCGCACCGACCGGCTGCGCGAGCTGCGTTCCCGTGACGAAGTGGGGGTGCTGCTGCGTGCGCTCGCGGATGACGCCGCCCTCCGCTTCGGCGCACTGGCTCGCATCGTGCGTTCCGACGACGCCTCGGCATTCAGCATCCTTCCGGAGCGCGCCGGTGCGGCGGCGCTGCACTGGCTGCGCTCGGCGGAGGAGGGCGCAGACGGCATCCGTGTGCAGCTCGGCGACGGCGTCTGGGAGGTGCCCGCCGACCCCGTGCGGGCCGAGGTGCTGCGCGAGTTTCTGGACGCCGCCGCGGCGGGCAGGGTCGAGGAGCAGCGACCAGAACACGGCGACGAGATGGGCCCGTTTCAGACGGTCGTCACCGCCGCCGACGGCCGCAGGTGGGTGGCGACGACGGACGACCTCGCGCGCTTCGGCATCGGCGGCGTGTTCGCCATGACCGGGCCGCTCGCGCGGCGCCTGGAGCGCGGTACCCACCGTTACGTCGCGTGGGAGTAG
- a CDS encoding alpha/beta fold hydrolase codes for MRHELALGDVTISFLTDAGGAAAPGAADTRPTVVFLHGLAGSGAEFVPTAEAIGPGYRSVLVDLRGHGHSTRHPADGSREAYVRDVIAVIEGLDAPAGVALVGQSMGAHTALLVAAARPDLVRMLVLLEGDVQASPPEAAERIGGYFASWPVPFTDVAAAGAFLGDTAIGHAWLADLEACDGGLRPRFEPAFLQTSIAALHAKARWDEWETLTVPTAAVFAPDGMFDEERKLAFLEARPATLRVDLGAGSHDAHLDATAEWAAVLGDLLSRMDSDGPVRWDWD; via the coding sequence GTGCGCCACGAGCTCGCCCTCGGCGACGTCACGATCAGTTTCCTGACGGATGCTGGCGGCGCCGCCGCGCCCGGCGCGGCCGACACCCGCCCCACGGTGGTGTTCCTGCACGGTTTGGCCGGCAGCGGCGCGGAGTTTGTGCCGACCGCCGAGGCGATCGGGCCCGGCTACCGCTCGGTGCTGGTCGACCTCCGCGGGCACGGCCACAGCACGCGGCATCCGGCCGACGGCTCCCGCGAGGCCTACGTGCGCGACGTCATCGCCGTGATCGAGGGCCTGGATGCGCCTGCGGGCGTCGCCCTCGTTGGCCAGTCGATGGGGGCGCACACCGCGCTGCTCGTGGCCGCCGCCCGCCCCGACCTGGTGCGCATGCTCGTTCTGCTGGAAGGCGACGTGCAGGCATCGCCGCCCGAGGCCGCCGAGCGCATCGGCGGGTACTTCGCCTCCTGGCCCGTTCCTTTCACGGATGTCGCGGCCGCCGGCGCCTTCCTCGGCGACACCGCCATCGGTCACGCCTGGCTGGCCGACCTCGAGGCGTGCGACGGCGGACTGCGCCCGCGCTTCGAGCCCGCCTTCCTGCAGACGTCGATCGCGGCGCTGCACGCGAAGGCGCGCTGGGACGAGTGGGAGACCCTGACCGTGCCGACGGCGGCGGTCTTCGCCCCGGACGGCATGTTCGACGAGGAGCGCAAGCTCGCCTTTCTTGAAGCCCGGCCCGCCACGCTGCGGGTGGACCTCGGTGCGGGCAGCCACGACGCACACCTCGACGCGACGGCGGAGTGGGCGGCCGTGCTCGGCGACCTGCTCAGCCGGATGGACTCCGACGGCCCCGTGCGCTGGGACTGGGACTGA